From a single Sphingosinicellaceae bacterium genomic region:
- the mutS gene encoding DNA mismatch repair protein MutS, with product MMIQYLGLKAGVPDCLLFYRMGDFYELFFADAAAAAATLDIALTARGEHDGKPIPMCGVPVHSHEVYLQRLIKGGHRVAIAEQIEDPKAAKARGGKSVVARAIVRIVTPGTLTEAALLDARASNWLAAVAPGAPKAGAGVGLAWCDVSTGVFRTLTCTADGLAAELARIGATEVIAPEGWHEVPATPRPAHDFDSAGGEARLKAQFGVATLDGFGRFTRPELAAAGALLAYLDTTGAGRVPLLLPPQPAPTEGWMAIDAATRASLELTRSVGGSRTGSLLDCIDLTVTGSGGRLLADDLAGPLTDPAAVNARLDAVGWFVEEGIARTRAREALKACPDIERALSRLALGRGGPRDLANIRDGLALATALKTALVAHGQLGLPPLIEATLAGIGAHGNDIDRLRTALVAEPPIETAKGGYIAPRYDAALDELRGTGADGRRLVAALESRLRASTGVATLRIRHNNVLGYHIEVAARAADPLMRAESGFTHRQTLAGVVRFGSPELHDLGIRISQAGDHALAAEAAHFEELREGLLARASVISGTAQALARLDVCSGLAEIAGRDGWVRPIVDDSCAFLIEAGRHPVVDAATRAARQPFVANDCDLSEDRRLWLVTGPNMAGKSTFLRQNALLAVLAQAGAWVPARSAHIGIVDRLFSRVGASDDLAAGRSTFMVEMVETAAILSQSTRSSLVILDEVGRGTSTYDGLAIAWAVLEAVHDKLGCRCLFATHYHELTRLSERLKGLALATVRVREWQGELVFLHEVVPGAADRSYGLAVARLAGLPAPVIARAKEVLGRLEAQRDKTGGLAAALTDLPLFAAAPAPPPRDGLRDALAGVAPDTLSPRAALDLIYELKRLAGE from the coding sequence ATGATGATCCAGTACCTCGGGCTCAAGGCCGGGGTGCCCGACTGCCTGTTGTTCTACCGGATGGGGGACTTCTACGAATTGTTCTTCGCCGATGCGGCCGCGGCGGCAGCGACACTCGACATCGCGCTGACCGCACGCGGCGAGCACGACGGCAAGCCGATCCCGATGTGCGGCGTGCCGGTGCACAGCCACGAGGTCTATCTCCAGCGCCTGATCAAGGGCGGGCACCGCGTCGCCATCGCCGAGCAGATCGAGGACCCCAAGGCCGCCAAGGCGCGCGGCGGCAAGTCGGTGGTGGCGCGCGCCATCGTGCGGATCGTCACGCCGGGCACGCTGACCGAGGCGGCGCTGCTCGATGCGCGCGCTTCGAACTGGCTCGCGGCGGTGGCTCCGGGGGCGCCCAAGGCAGGAGCTGGCGTCGGGCTGGCGTGGTGTGACGTCTCGACGGGCGTGTTCCGGACGTTGACCTGCACCGCCGACGGGTTGGCCGCGGAACTGGCGCGGATTGGGGCGACCGAGGTGATCGCGCCCGAGGGCTGGCACGAGGTTCCGGCGACGCCGCGCCCGGCGCACGATTTCGACAGTGCGGGCGGCGAGGCGCGGCTGAAGGCGCAGTTCGGGGTGGCGACGCTCGACGGCTTCGGGCGTTTCACGCGGCCCGAGCTGGCGGCGGCGGGGGCCTTGCTCGCCTATCTCGACACGACCGGAGCGGGGCGCGTGCCGCTGCTGCTGCCGCCGCAACCCGCCCCGACCGAGGGCTGGATGGCAATCGACGCGGCGACCCGCGCCAGCCTCGAGCTCACCCGCAGTGTCGGCGGTAGTCGCACGGGCTCGCTGCTCGATTGCATCGACCTGACCGTGACCGGCAGCGGCGGGCGGCTGCTCGCCGACGACCTCGCCGGCCCGTTGACAGACCCGGCCGCGGTCAACGCGCGGCTCGATGCGGTCGGCTGGTTCGTCGAGGAAGGCATCGCCCGGACCCGTGCCCGCGAGGCGCTCAAGGCCTGCCCCGACATCGAGCGCGCGCTGTCGCGGCTGGCATTGGGACGCGGCGGCCCGCGCGACCTGGCGAACATCCGCGACGGGCTCGCGCTGGCGACGGCGCTCAAGACCGCGCTGGTCGCGCATGGCCAGCTCGGCCTGCCGCCGCTGATCGAGGCGACGCTGGCGGGCATCGGCGCGCACGGCAATGATATCGACCGGCTCCGCACAGCGCTTGTCGCCGAGCCGCCGATCGAGACGGCCAAGGGCGGCTATATCGCGCCGCGCTACGACGCCGCGCTCGATGAACTTCGCGGCACGGGAGCCGACGGGCGCCGGCTGGTCGCGGCGCTGGAGAGCCGCCTGCGCGCCTCGACCGGGGTCGCGACGCTGCGCATCCGCCACAACAACGTGCTCGGCTACCACATCGAGGTCGCGGCCCGTGCCGCCGATCCGCTGATGCGCGCCGAGTCGGGCTTCACGCACCGGCAGACTCTGGCCGGCGTCGTGCGCTTCGGCTCGCCCGAACTCCACGACCTCGGCATCCGCATCTCGCAGGCCGGCGACCACGCGCTCGCGGCCGAGGCGGCGCACTTCGAGGAACTGCGCGAGGGGCTGCTGGCCCGCGCCAGCGTCATCAGCGGCACCGCGCAGGCACTGGCCCGGCTCGACGTCTGCTCCGGGCTCGCCGAAATCGCGGGCCGGGACGGCTGGGTCCGGCCAATTGTCGACGACAGCTGCGCTTTCCTGATCGAGGCGGGGCGGCACCCGGTGGTCGACGCCGCGACCCGCGCTGCCCGCCAGCCGTTCGTCGCCAACGACTGCGACCTGTCGGAGGACCGCCGCCTGTGGCTCGTCACCGGCCCCAACATGGCGGGCAAGTCGACCTTCCTGCGCCAGAACGCGCTGCTGGCCGTGCTCGCGCAGGCGGGAGCGTGGGTCCCCGCCCGGTCCGCGCACATCGGCATCGTCGACCGCCTATTCAGCCGGGTCGGGGCGTCCGACGACCTCGCCGCGGGGCGCTCGACCTTCATGGTCGAGATGGTCGAGACCGCCGCGATCCTGTCGCAGTCGACCCGCTCGTCGCTGGTCATCCTCGACGAGGTCGGGCGCGGCACCTCGACCTACGACGGCCTCGCGATCGCCTGGGCGGTGCTCGAGGCGGTGCACGACAAGCTCGGCTGCCGCTGCCTGTTCGCGACGCATTACCACGAGCTGACCCGCCTGTCGGAGCGCCTCAAGGGCCTCGCGCTGGCCACCGTCCGCGTCCGCGAGTGGCAGGGCGAACTGGTCTTCCTGCACGAGGTCGTGCCCGGCGCGGCGGACCGCAGCTACGGCCTTGCGGTGGCGCGGCTGGCGGGGCTGCCGGCGCCGGTGATCGCGCGGGCGAAGGAGGTGCTCGGGCGGCTCGAGGCGCAGCGGGACAAGACGGGTGGGCTGGCGGCGGCGCTGACGGACTTGCCGTTGTTCGCGGCTGCGCCGGCACCGCCGCCGCGGGACGGGCTGCGGGATGCGCTGGCGGGGGTGGCGCCCGACACGCTCAGCCCGCGGGCGGCGCTCGACCTGATCTACGAGCTGAAGCGGCTGGCGGGGGAGTGA
- a CDS encoding DUF853 domain-containing protein, with product MADSIFIGKGEEHPQALVLRRANRHGLIAGATGTGKTVTLQTLAEGFSREGVPVFLADVKGDIAGMAMMGNAAADWTIKRAAEIGIENYSFADNPVVFWDLFGEQGHPVRTTVIEMGPLLLSRLMGLNDTQEGVLSVAFKYADENGLAILDLKDLQSLLSWCADNAGELAAKYGNVTKASVGTIQRQLLQLESQGAAHFFGEPALDIHDFMVVDEQGRGQVNILAADKLMQSPRLYATFLLWLLSELFTTLPEVGDPAKPKLVFFFDEAHLLFDEAPKPLLDKIEQVVRLIRSKGCGVYFISQNPIDIPETVAGQLGNRVQHALRAFTANDQKAIRAAADTFRANPKVNVVEAITQLKVGEALVSLLQDDGSPSIVERTLIAPPRSRVGPITAVERKVMIDTSGVAGKYETVIDRESAYEILNAKSAAAQAQADADAAKTSQEKAAAIAAKAQAKADADMAKAAAVQARVDARPQPQSMAEKIALSVARSAASSVGRQVAGSLGRSLGGKAGGQIAGNIGSTLLRSVLGSLFK from the coding sequence ATGGCCGACAGCATCTTCATCGGAAAAGGCGAGGAGCATCCGCAGGCGCTGGTCCTGCGCCGCGCCAACCGCCACGGCCTGATCGCGGGCGCCACCGGCACCGGCAAGACCGTCACCCTGCAGACGCTGGCCGAGGGGTTCAGCCGCGAGGGCGTGCCGGTGTTCCTGGCGGACGTGAAGGGCGACATCGCCGGCATGGCGATGATGGGCAACGCCGCCGCCGACTGGACGATCAAGCGCGCCGCCGAGATCGGCATCGAGAACTACAGCTTCGCCGACAACCCGGTGGTGTTCTGGGACCTGTTCGGCGAGCAGGGCCACCCGGTCCGCACCACGGTCATCGAGATGGGGCCGCTGCTGCTATCGCGCCTGATGGGCCTCAACGACACGCAGGAGGGCGTGCTGTCGGTGGCGTTCAAGTACGCCGACGAGAACGGCCTCGCGATCCTCGATCTCAAGGACCTGCAGTCGCTGCTGTCGTGGTGCGCCGACAACGCGGGCGAGCTTGCGGCCAAGTACGGCAACGTCACCAAGGCCAGCGTCGGCACCATCCAGCGCCAGTTGCTCCAGCTCGAATCGCAGGGCGCGGCGCACTTCTTCGGGGAGCCGGCGCTCGACATCCACGACTTCATGGTCGTCGACGAGCAGGGCCGCGGCCAGGTCAACATCCTCGCCGCCGACAAGCTGATGCAGTCGCCGCGCCTGTACGCCACCTTCCTGCTGTGGCTGCTCAGCGAGCTGTTCACGACGCTGCCCGAGGTCGGTGACCCGGCGAAACCCAAGCTGGTGTTCTTCTTCGACGAGGCACATTTGCTGTTCGACGAGGCGCCAAAGCCGCTGCTCGACAAGATCGAGCAGGTCGTCCGCCTGATCCGCTCAAAGGGCTGCGGGGTCTATTTCATCAGCCAGAACCCGATCGACATTCCTGAAACCGTCGCCGGCCAGCTGGGGAACCGCGTCCAACATGCCCTGCGCGCCTTCACCGCCAACGACCAGAAGGCGATCCGCGCCGCCGCTGACACGTTCCGCGCCAATCCGAAGGTCAACGTCGTCGAGGCGATCACCCAGTTGAAGGTCGGCGAGGCGCTGGTCTCGCTGCTCCAGGACGACGGCTCGCCTTCGATCGTCGAGCGCACCCTCATCGCGCCGCCCCGCTCGCGGGTCGGGCCGATCACGGCGGTCGAGCGCAAGGTGATGATCGACACCTCGGGCGTCGCGGGCAAGTACGAGACCGTCATCGACCGCGAGAGCGCCTACGAAATCCTCAACGCCAAGTCGGCAGCGGCTCAGGCCCAGGCCGACGCCGATGCGGCCAAGACCAGCCAGGAGAAGGCCGCCGCGATTGCTGCCAAGGCGCAGGCGAAAGCCGATGCTGACATGGCGAAGGCGGCGGCGGTGCAGGCGCGAGTCGACGCCCGCCCCCAGCCGCAGTCGATGGCCGAGAAGATCGCGCTGAGCGTCGCGCGCTCGGCGGCGTCGTCGGTCGGGCGGCAGGTCGCGGGCAGCCTCGGGCGCTCGCTCGGCGGGAAGGCGGGCGGCCAGATCGCGGGGAATATCGGCAGCACGCTGCTGCGGAGCGTGCTGGGGTCGCTATTCAAGTAA